Within the Aquificaceae bacterium genome, the region GACCCATTCAGGTCTATTCTCAGAACATATAAGCACCCTCTCACCGGGCAATATATCTGTTAGCTCCGCAAAGCTGGAGATGTTTTCTCTAAGGTCCGCATAGCTTATTTCCTCTCTACCCTTTATAAGGGCTGTTTTTTTGTGGTCTTCAACCTCTGGTAGGACTACCCCCTCCTCCAGCAACAGCTTCATAGAGAAAAATTTAGTCTTCTTCCTTCTTGTCTTCCCTCTTGTAGCCTGGCTGGTAGTGAGATATGGCTTCCTTTGTGAAGGTTATGCGTGTGTTGGCATCCACCTTAAGAGTTACGGTATCATCCCCTATCTCCACTACCGTGCCCCATATACCGCCTGCGGTTACAACCCTATCACCCTTTTTGAGGTTTGCCAAAAATTCCTGATGTCTTTTCCTTGCCTTGTTCTGAGGTCTTATGAGGAGAAAGTAAAAGAGTGCAAGAAGCAATATAAAGAATATGAGTTGAAAAAGCAACGCTCCTACTGGGCTTGAACCATGCCCTGTTTGTTGTGCAAAAGCTATATCTATCATAGTAGTTTATTATCTTACAACATTTTATTTTTGTCAAGATTTAGAATAGTCTTCATAGGTTTATGAAGCTATTGATTACCCTTCAAAACCTCCAAGTTAGCACTACTACAGCAGATTAGCTTCTCAAGATGCCTTCTTATCAGCGCCTCAAGAACTTTATTTTTCACAGTGGTAAGTTTCAAACCCAAGAGAGACACTCT harbors:
- the yajC gene encoding preprotein translocase subunit YajC; amino-acid sequence: MIDIAFAQQTGHGSSPVGALLFQLIFFILLLALFYFLLIRPQNKARKRHQEFLANLKKGDRVVTAGGIWGTVVEIGDDTVTLKVDANTRITFTKEAISHYQPGYKREDKKEED